DNA from Bacteroidota bacterium:
CCCTGAAGGACTGAATCCCTGAAAAACTGGACCACTCGCCCATGCGCGCCCTCCGCTTCCACACGACCGGCCGTCCTGCCGAGGTGCTGCGCCTCGACACGCTGCCCGACCCCGAGCCGGGTCCCGGCGAGGTGCGCGTCCGGCTCACGCACCGCCCCATCAACCCGGCAGACCTGCTGGAAGTGCGCGGGCGCTACGGTACCACGCCCGATCTCCCGGCGGTGGCGGGGCACGAGGGGGTCGGCGTTGTGGACCGCATCGGTGCAGGTGTGCCGGAGGCGGCGCTCGGCCAGCGCGTGGTGCCCCTCGACGCCGGGCCGACGTGGCAGACGCACCTCGTGGCCCATCCGCGCGACCTGCTCGATGTCCCCGATGGCGTCCCCGACGAAGCGGCGGCGCAGCTCTTCGTCAACCCGCTTACGGCGTGGCTGCTCGTCGATCATTTCGGGCAGGGATGGTATGGCACACTGCCAAAGGGCGCATGGCTCGTGCAGTCGGCGGGCGCGACGACGGTGGGACGACTCGTCGCGCAGCTCGCACGACAGGCAGGGGCGCGCAGTGTCAGCCTCGTGCGGCGAACGTCAGACATCGTCCTGCTCGAAGGCCTCGGGGCCGATGCCGTGATCGTCGTCGAGGAGACATCTGATCCGAAAGCCATCCGTGCACAGATCCGAGCCGCGACTGGAGGGGCCCCGATTCGCCTCGGCATCGACGCGGTAGGTGGGGCGACGGGCGCGCTCGTGGCGTCGGCGCTGGGCGAGGGCGGGGTGCTGCTATCGTACGGCGTCCTCAGCGGCCAGCCGCTTCTGCTCGACGTTGGGCGTGTGATCTTCCGGCGGCTCACCGTGCAGGGCGTCTGGCGTACGCGCTGGTTCGCGACCGCCCCGTGCGCCGTCAGCCGGGCCGCGCTCGTCCACCTCGCCGACCTCGTCGCGCAGGGCCTCCTCACCCTTCCGGTGGCGGGCACCCACGACCTCGCCGAGATCGACGATGCGCTCGCCCACCAGGCTCAACCGGGCCGACGCGGGAAGGTGCTCTTGACCGGCTGAGCGTCGGTGCTTCGGCGCGCTATCGTTTCGGCACCGCGACCGCCAGCGCGGCCTCAGCCCGCTGTACGAGCGAGTGCTGGGTGCCGAGAAGGTCACGTAGCGGCGGGACGTACTCCACGAGCAGGGCCTGGCCTTCGCGCTGCTTCGCGGGGGCGTCCTGCCCGACGAGGATCAGCCCGAGCACCACGTGCGCATCGACGACAGCCTGGTGGTCGGGTTCGAGGTGGCGGCGGAGCCCGTCGAGCGCGAGGCGAGCGTTGCGCTCGGCCTCGGCGTCGTTGCCACGCAGGTAGGCGATGGAGGCGTACTTCATCATCAGGTCGGCGCGGCGCGGGTGGTCAGGCGCGTAGGTCGCCTCGAACACCGGCTCGGCGGCATCGAGGAGGGCCTCGGCCTCGTCCGGCTGCTCCTGCGCGATGAGCAGCGTGGCGAGCCGCACTCGGTCCCCTGCGACGTACGGGTGATCGTCGCCGAGCGCGGCCAGGTCGATGCGGAGCGCCTCGCGGTAGGCGGCCTCCG
Protein-coding regions in this window:
- a CDS encoding zinc-dependent alcohol dehydrogenase family protein, with the protein product MRALRFHTTGRPAEVLRLDTLPDPEPGPGEVRVRLTHRPINPADLLEVRGRYGTTPDLPAVAGHEGVGVVDRIGAGVPEAALGQRVVPLDAGPTWQTHLVAHPRDLLDVPDGVPDEAAAQLFVNPLTAWLLVDHFGQGWYGTLPKGAWLVQSAGATTVGRLVAQLARQAGARSVSLVRRTSDIVLLEGLGADAVIVVEETSDPKAIRAQIRAATGGAPIRLGIDAVGGATGALVASALGEGGVLLSYGVLSGQPLLLDVGRVIFRRLTVQGVWRTRWFATAPCAVSRAALVHLADLVAQGLLTLPVAGTHDLAEIDDALAHQAQPGRRGKVLLTG
- a CDS encoding tetratricopeptide repeat protein — protein: GRLDEAEPLFRESLALSIQLYGPESASAALDYNQLGLVLVDQGRYRESQAAYEEALRIQRKLFGDSHPDLSATVLNLGALHFALERYAEAEAAYREALRIDLAALGDDHPYVAGDRVRLATLLIAQEQPDEAEALLDAAEPVFEATYAPDHPRRADLMMKYASIAYLRGNDAEAERNARLALDGLRRHLEPDHQAVVDAHVVLGLILVGQDAPAKQREGQALLVEYVPPLRDLLGTQHSLVQRAEAALAVAVPKR